tatataaaaaaaaaaaacacataactaaTTACAATACAACACTTccttaaaccaaatttaaattataaaccaacaacataaatttaattcaatatccaaaatacaaaccaaatataaattataaaatatttaaaacaaaacatccaaccacataaattccaacaacataaattctaaaaatatttaaaacaaaacatcaaaatttaaaacaacaacaCATTCACTTATGTTGAATTAACACATTAAGTTATTCtgcaaaacatcaaaatttaaaacaacaacaCATTCACTTATGTTGAATTAACACATTAAGTTATTCTGTCTCCATGGAAGAAAAATTTGGATCAAATGTCGATGGAATGGAGCCAATATCGTCAACACCTAATAAATCATCAGCATGCTCCTTTGAAACTTCATCGtcacaatcatcttcaatatcattaacattttatgacatctacatttcaaacacaattaagaaataaatattatgtgttaaacaaaactttattttaaataatatttatcattaaataattaatcattaattacCATCATCTAATGTATCTTGTAAGGTCATAGTTGATAGAGCTTGGTGAAAACTCTCTACTTCTTCCGTTGTCAAGATTGATGGGTCATCTTCGACCAcccaattttcaatgtcaaaaatTGTCTCAACattaattggatcataatttCGTCCTTTCCAATAATTCctatatattaaaagtgaagGTAAACACAATATGACTATTAATAATGCtactaaacaagataaaataatatttaaggaatcagagataagaaaaatacttttgtttCAATCTTAGATTGCAGTGGACGTAAACAAGGTCATTCAGCCTTTGGTGCTCCaatctatttcttttcttggaATGAATATGTTCAAACATACTCCAATTTTCTCTCACATCCCGAAGAACTACAAGTTTGACTTAACACTCGTATAGCCAATTGTTGTAGATTTGGAGCGCTGGTTCCATATGTCATCCACcattcatctatacaaaaaaataataagtaaaagtGTAAGActgtcaaataatatttttaaatatacaaattATATACCTGGAGGCATAAGAGTGCGATTATTTTTTGCGGACACTCGGCCAAAGTCATGTTTAGCATTCCTAAAAAACTTCATCTCACTTGTAATCTTACTTTGTAATGGTAGATTTCCATGTGCATACTTCTCAAGAACATCTAGAAGTGCAGAAATGGTGCTCATATGTTTATCCATTATATTTGCATCATATTGAAATCGAGGATTCAACCAAAATGCCGCTGCATAAAGATTTCTATAAAATTGTCCATCCCACCGATTATTGATAATGTCTATGAAAGGTTTCACTGTAGGCTTTCTCTTTTGAAATCTCctcatcatttcttcttttgcatgATGAATAGCATCATACAAATATCCCATCGAAGGTCTAGCATCACCATCAACCAATCGTAGAACTCGAACTAAAGGTTCACTCATTCGCACAATTATTGCACATTCTTCCCAAAACAAAGAGTCTAGCACACTTTCAACaaacttttttcctttgatatcTTTAGCATAAGCAGATGAGACCCATTCCCTAGATGTCACCATAGCTCTCAACTGATCTTTATGAGCTAAAAATGCTTTGCAATGCAATGAAATTGGTGGCAAAACGAGTAGGAGCTGGACGAAGTATTTCTTTTTCCTCCAGTGAACTTCCTCATCAAATACAATGGataacaatgattataaatatACTTAGTGATACCAGAAGCATGCTCAACAACAGAACCAACTGACTGCAATTTACCAATGTCCTGGAGTATGAGGTTGATGCAAATGAGCAGCACAAGGAGAccaaaatattgaatgaaattCTTCCATCAATAACCTGCCAGCAGCAACATAATTTGCAGCATTATCAGTCACCATATGCACAATGTTTTCTACCCCCAACATACAAAAACAACCTCTCTAAACAACTGATACAGCAATCTAGCAGTCTTTGAGACATCTGATACATCCAccgtttttcaaaaaaaactgtTCCTTTAGGACAATATACTAAGAAGTTAATTAAAGTCCTCCTCTTCTGATCTGTCCATCCATCAGCCATTAATGTGCAACCAGTCTTCTTCCAAATCGCCCGATAACTCTCAACATAAATCTTCACTTCATCAACCGCTTTTGCCAAGTAATAACCACGGATAGCATGCAAGTTTGGTCCTTTATAACCAGGACCCATGGTTGTTACAGCATCTATGGCATGCTGATAATACACAGAGTTAACAGCATTAAATGGAACACATGCATCAAACATCCACTTCGCTAAAGCAAGATCACACCGTTCAACTGCTTCTTTCCTTTGCCAACAATTCTGAAGAGACTTTTGAGCACCAGGAGTTGTTCTCGGCATGAAATATGTCCCTAATGTTGCAGATTTCTTCTGCTTTCCATAGCTTGTAGTTGATTGTTTTACAGTACCGGTGCtttgaatctttttcttttttgcaaccTTCGGTGGTAACAtatgttttttagtattgacatcctcatcctcctcctcctcctcatcatcaccatcatcatatTCTAATTGCCTAATCATCAATTTTTCATGCTCCCTTTGTTGTGCATTAAAGGGATTGAAATCTGCTTGCATttctctaattctttttttcgttTCAACATTTCCTTTAAGGTTCAAAAGCATTTGATGTCGAACATCAGGAGGACATTTGCGACATTGTCCAACTTCTCCTTTAGCTCCAGCTAAATGTTGCTTAAATCGATTAATACCACCACCCGCAAATACTTTAGCACAATATAAACaaactaatttagtttttttacatcCAACACTAAGTTCAGGAGCTTCTCTACAATGACCCCATGCTAAATCTGTTTTTCCTCTACTACCACTTGACATGGAAATTGAAGGTTGAGATGATTGGGCCGTTGAAGGATCACTACTTGGAGTACTACCATCATGTGAAGACATTTTCAAACCTGACATAATGCAATAGAATTGCATAACTTTCCATCACTGATAATTCTGAATTCAACTTTATGCATgaagtattttatataaataaactttatgcatgacaaaaataattctcaattcAACACTCCAATTCGATATACAGTATCTCCATAACAATTTCTCATAATCCTGCACAAGGCTCGAATTTCTAGTAAacaatcatgaaaaattaaatttcatcccATTTCTTTACTTGTTTAAAGAGTATTTGGTAATGCAATCTCCTCCTGACACTTGGACTTTTAATATTCTTATCCGAGGTCTTTGCAGAGTAGGGGGTGTGGATAGAGCTCTTGAATTTTTCAAGGACACGGAGAGTTTGGAtgttttacctgatgttgtcaTATATAATACTCTTATAAATGGATTGTGCAAGGCAAATGAAGTACAGAGAGGGTGTGAATTGTTCAAGGAAATTCAGTCTAGAAGTGATTGTTCACCAGACATTGTGACTTATACATCAATTATATTGAGCTGGTCAGGTGAACCACGGCTTAAAGTTTTGGAATGTGATGAAAACAAGAAATGTATCTCTAATTGTTTATACTTATGCTGTTCTCATTAATGCTCTTTGCAAGGAGAATAGACTTAATGAAGCTCGTGATTTTCTGGAGCAAATAAAGAATAGTAGTATAATTCCAAAACCATTTATGTACAATCCTGTGATTGATGGGTTCTGCAAGGCTGGCAATGTGGACGAGGGGAATGTGATTCTAaaagagatggaagagaagagatgTGACCGCTGATAAGGTGACATTTACCATTCTTATTATCGGGCATTGCGTGAAAGGAAGAATGTTTAAATTGCACAGTAATGGGTGCTAAAGCTGGATGGGATTATACAAAAAGAGATTTTGAAATTACTTTCCATAAATTGCCATTCTTATCTGCAATCTTTCAGTGCTCATTGTGTTGTCGTGCTTCCATTTTTTTAGCTGCTATGTGTTTTTTAGCTAATCCGAGAGCATTTTTGCATCAATTCTAACATTTCTAACATTTCTGCAATCTAATCCGAGAGCATTTCTGCATCAATTCTAACATTTCTAACATTTCTGCAATCTAATCCGAGAGCATTCTAACATTTCTCAGTTCATTTCTAATCCTACATTTCTGCATCAATTCTAACATTTCTAATCCGAGAGCATTCTAACATTTCTGCATCAATTTAAGTCCACTGGCAGCATCAAACAAATGAACGAACAAACAACACACACGAATAGAAGAAACAGAGCTATTGAAACAGAGGTCACTGGTAGAAGAAAATACAGACATTGTAGCAGCAATCGGGTTGGAGAAACATACCTGAGGGCTGAGGTTTCTTCTTCTGTGAGATCGATGGCAGCGAGGGAAAGAAGTATGATCTTGAATCgggttgaaacttgaaactgAAATTGACGCCAGAACCCAGAAATGAGAAAACAACgaacaataaacaaaacagagaGTGAGAAGGAGATTCAAACCTTTTGCAGCGTGGATTGAAGGCggtgtttaatattttttgcttcGTTCTTCGTCTGCTTCGTTCTTCTTCTGCTCCGTTCAATTCGTGCGAGAGAGATTAGGTTAAGTTCTTCGATTTCGATCTTCTTCTGTCTTCGCTTCGGTGCTCAGTAGTCAGTAGGATATGTCATTAAACGACACCGTTTAATGACaaggaaagtaaaaaaaaaaagtggccgggtctcacccgggtttgCCCGGGTCgtccgggtcccgggtcgacccgccgggtcgaccgggtttggccgggccaattcccaagcgggttttggccttcacccggaccggtttcatgcccgggtcggccgggtcccgggtcgacccgccgggccgggccgggtttaaaaactatgcctTCACATTGCATTTGAAAGTTTTATTAAATGAAGAGAATGGAAACTTACCTGTGAAGCGAAGGACGGCGACGAAGACGATGGCGTGGTggctgttttcttttgtttcccgGTGTGGCTCCAGTGTCTTTTGGGTTGTTCTTTTTCTGCAGGAACGGAATGGTTGCCCcttcgtttttttcttttcttctcttctctgtcTCTTTGCCCTTTTTGTATTTGCTTTGTTTCTGCTTTCAGCTTCCCGGCTCtgctcttatttttaatttttcccctGGTTCCTCATTCCTTGTGATGAAGAACAAAGGACGGTGCTGgcttctccttttgaaatttggGTCTGGGTTTTTTTGCTGTGTGTAGCTTGTGTTTTCttagctttttttgttttttttttttctgggtttttcttACTTGTTTTTCGTCCCCTTTTTAGTCCAATTCCCCAGCTTTGCCCCATTTTTTCTTCCCCTCTGCCATTCAtggctttttcttcttccctcgGTTCTGCCCtttttctctggtttttttgTCCCCTTTTCATTCCAATTCCTCCTCCTTCTTGGCTGCGATTCTCTCTCCTTTTATAAGGCCAAAATCGGTGGTAACGACTGGCCTCCTAAATGCCCTGTAACCGACCCTTTAAGCGTTGGCTGGAAACTTAAGAAACGGaggaagaagacagtgaacagTTTTGTCCAAGAAACGGCTCCGTTTTCCCATTCAACTGCTATTTATGATTTGgtccttgaagttttgaaatttttgtaagTAGGCCCTTGGATAAACTTTAATTGGACCTTAGCATTTCAGGGtattttacaaaacagtccttggACTCTAATCTAGCATAATTTTGACTAGAATCAGCCTTATACTTTGAtaagttttcaattaaatccctgatttcattaattaaattaattccaagttcaattaagtctcaaaacttatcaattctctaatCAAACCCttgacttgattaattaaactagtcaaaatttaattaaatctttaaacttccaatcatgttgcccttaacccaaatcttaattcattctttatttattttttattttttttcagtaaataaaataattacaataaaagaataaaaaattaggttatgacattGGTGAAATGCTGTTTACACCGCATTCCAAAATGTCCTCTATTgcaataagattattttttttatttttccccaAATACAAGTgtcatttatcaaaataattaatttaattatataaaaaaaaaatagatccaaCTAGCTTGCCATTCcacaatcaaaattttttattttttatgatttagtgTTATGTTAATCAGGCAGcattattaattattgaaaatacaAATAGAGGAAGAACAACTGTAGGTGCCGAGGATGTAAAAAGCAGTTTCTCTATGTTcttaatcaaaaatattttcattaaaaatgtaaaaagcaGTTTCTCATTATGGCTGTGGGAAATTGCCGCTCAAGTTCTAActtttgggctttaatttatCAGTCAAGCatgtttcattattttaaaaataaatttattttatgatacaaATGAATATGCTAAATGGAAGAACAACCGTGTTGTGTacgttaaaaaacaatttatttgttCCCCACCATgtttcattatttcttttatggGGTGCGAGAGGGTTTGTGGGAATTTGCGtgcctctagttttttttttttttcattaacaagAATGTCTAGGTCAATTTATTCAcatctcgactaatttcacgggttctaaaattaacaattatgtaaGCTTTCAATGATTCTGAGATTTACAGGACTCAAACTGGTGACCTCTAGGAAACAAACCTAGAATTTGACCAATTAAATTACACCTTTTAGATTACCTCTAGCTTTTTAATTGAAAGGGTTATGCTTATCTAGAAACTACTAGTGATGTTAACGTGGTTCCTTTATTTTATCTAGAAACCACTTGCTTAGATTTTGATAAGTTGGTAGTTTGCTCCTTCAGATTTCttcatcttgaaattttagtttgtaACAATGGCCTTTTATAATCTTCATTgttaaaatcagtttttttctaatataaaaaaaaaaaatattgaatggaCAATAACTTGATTTACTCGTAACCAGGATAATCCTGAAAgaagtaaagaaataaaaaaaaaaaaaactcaagtcccaacaaaactaatttttaaaaataaatttgaaagagaaaattaaaaataaaatagaaaagaaaaaaaatttaagttaaaccCAGTTCACTCTCCTAACCTACCCCTTACAACATGCAAAGTTAAtggtatatttataaaaattaattttttacgaCCCTTGTTTTCAATTCAAATCTTGAAGGATAAATGAAGAAGTATACCCACTTTGTGACAATAATTATGTATAGACAAAGTGAAGAAAATAGAACAAACGTGTTTTTCCCACTCTccaactcgctaattaattaatcatataaGGAGGAAGAGTGGAAGCTTCTCTATTTCTTGAATGGCTAATATTTCAcgatttttagtttttggaaTGTCTTCACAGGTTTGTTCCATAGCTAAAAAGTGATTTTctgtaatctattttttaaaattttcatgtttctttAGTAAAGTTACtagttaatgaaaatatttttcggtaaataaaaaattttgattggtttttataaaaaatatattttttttgggacagaaaaaacattctaaaagttatgaaaaagtggtttttataatcaaaagtatttcattaaaaatgtaAGAAGCAGTTTCTCATTATGGTTGTGGGAAATTGCCGCTCAAGTTCTAActtttgggctttaatttatCCACATCCAAAGTTAAtggtatatttataaaaaaataatttcttacgATCCTCTTTTTCGATTCAAATCTTGAAGCATAAAAGAAATATACCCACTTtgtgacaataataataatgtagaGACAAAGTGAAGAAAATAGAACAAACGTGTTTTTCCCACTCTCCAACCcgctaattaattaatcatatagGAGGAAGAGTGGAAGCTTCTCTCTTTCTGGAATGGCTAATATTTcacgaattttatttttttggaatgtcTTCACAGCAACACAGGTTTGTTCCATAGAAAGTGATTTTctttagtctattttttttttaaattttcatgtttctttAGTAAAGTTAcaagttaatgaaaaatattttcttgtaaaagaaaaatttgacttggtttttatgaaaatatttttcttctttttttggacggaaaaaaacattctaaaagttgtgaaaatttaaaaatattttgttattagatatgattatttcaaatttaatcattaaacttttgattactaatatttattttaatagaaaaaatttaaatgttaaaaatataacatggtcTACTTGACAGATCCAGATACAAATTGTAGGATggtttaaaatatatagtttgattaaaaaaaaaacccaagataatatcttttaaaacaaatattaagacTAAAACATGTTAGATTGACCTTAATTAACTCGGGTAAATCCATCAAATCTGAGATCTGAACCATGAAaccgagataacctcatagaaagcaaatcaaaataaattatacgctcaattcctaatcaactcaatatgaaagataaaattaaaatataagataaataaaaaaaatataaaacaaataactcAAATTAACCCAAGTTAAAATGCCAAGCCCACAACTCAAGTCATGCAACTTGGATAactacatataaaataaatcaaaacaaattatgaaatataattctcaatcaaccaaacattgaatgatgaaaattaaaaaaaaaaaaaaacactcaattaaaaagttcataaaaaaacctaacccgagttaacttgatttaacccgtcaaacctgtaATACATGTAATAAGATTacgataacctcatagaaatcagacaaaaaaacattatgaaacCTATTTCCAAATCAACTATttattgaaggatgagattgaagaaaaaaaccctaAGTTAAGCCGTCAAATTCGCAATTCGAATCATGAGATCGGGATAAgcaaactcaatattaaagaatgaaattaaaaaaaaaaaaatacaaaacatatatggtttaacaatattaatcaactcttaaaatatttcattatatatatatattaaaaataaatattaataactattttatcaatttatgaATGTGTCTATTTGAATGCGAATTATATTTgtaaaatgttataaaaaaaattatatacgaCATTAATGTTTTGTTCATCGAAACCAAAGTTACTAAACAATGTCAGCCCTAGTACTCGGATCAGGATTTAGTCATGGCTTGAGCAGATTAGCTTATATTGACCGGTGTCAATCTTAAATTATgtgatttcaagatttttttgaaaaaaattaaaattacttagTTAAAGAAGTGAAACTAAGTTTTGATTAGGTTAATTAGAGTACGGATTGACTGGTCAcctttcatttaatgttttctaAACCTAGACCAAATTAAATCTCAGGGGAACCTTTCATGCCGAACCAAATTTAATAAGGCTGATTCCTTCTTGGAAAGTTGACCCCAAGTCAAAGttgtttctctttcttttttttgaaaaataaataaatgaataaaggtTAATGCTATGAGCTCACTTTCCATTTTCAAGACAATGATGGATATAGAAAACTGGCTCCTTTCTTTATAGAATTATGTGTGGAAAATCATGCCTTTCGAATTTAATGGAAATTACGTGTGGCACAGCTAAAAGTGCTCCTTAAACATTTGTGATTCGACAGTTAgtattgatgattatttttaaaattaatctaaattaattttatattagttttttccaCGGCATGGGTCCGTGAAGTCCTCTATAAAAGCCCGAGCCTCCTCACTAGCTGTCCTCTATAACAAATATTGATCACCATTTATATTCTGATATTTAGATGGGGCTGTTCCTTCAGATGTTGACGGTGTTTGTAACGACGGTTTCCCTGCAAGGATGGCTGCCTCTTGGTTGCTTGGATGAAGAGAGAACCGCTCTCTTGCAGCTCAAAGACTCTCTGAACTATCCCAATGGCACCTCCCTTCCCTCCTGGATAGAAGCTGACATCCACTGTTGTTCTTGGGAACGTATTGAGTGCAACAGCAGTACAGGTCGAGTCACCGAACTCTATCTTGGCAATATAAGGAATGAGGAAATGGGAGATTGGTACTTAAATACCTCCTTGTTTCTTCCCTTTCAACAACTCAACGCTCTCTTCTTGTGGGGTAATCGTATAGCTGGTTGGGttgagaagaaaggtttgctctCTTAAGTATTACAAAATATTTAGATTAGTTTTGCTCTTAAGAGTAATTACATGCCTCTTGATCaatcaattataattaaattaatccaataatatccttttttattctttatctgaggtcttaatttaattttttttttatgcaggtGGTTATGAGTTACAAAGATTGAGAAATTTGGATTACCTTCACTTGGGATCAAATAGTTTCGATAACAGTATTCTATCATATGTGGAGGGGTTTCCGTCTCTTAAATcattatatttagattataataGACTAGAGGGGTTTATAGATTTGAAaggttagtttttttcctttatatactattatttttaattaagtattaaatttaatgtcaaaaaacacaatttaatttatgtggTGTAGTGAATTAATTgactattattttatataaatatcaagaatcctTGAGCAGCTTGGAGGTCTTGGGTTTGAGCGGcaacaatattaacaaattgGTAGCCTCAAGAGGTAATTAGTACTTAATAGCATTATGATGATGATCCCATCCAATTATTAAAGCCTATCCATACAATATTAATTATTCAGTTTCTTCCCTAACTAACTTGCAGGCCTAGGCAACTTGACTACTCTATACCTGCATAACATCACAACCTATGAAAGTAGCTTCCAGTTACTGCAATCATTAGGAGCACTCCCAAACCTCATGACACTTTATCTGAGCTACAatgattttagaaaaagaatattAGGTGACGGtaagttatattatatatatttgagcagagtttgaaaattttaattgaaaatttttaaaaatataatatatggaATACAAAGGTAttgatgtttatatattttggtttaattgaaaaattcaatttgctattccttttcttttgagcaGAGTTGCAAAATTTAAGCTCATTGGAAAGTTTGTATCTGGACTATTGTTCTCTAGATGAGCACTCCCTTCAAAGGCTTGGAACACTACCTTCCCTGAAAAATTTGTCATTGTTTGCACTTAGTGGGAGTGTACTTTCTGGAGgtaaattaacaaatttaaacTCTACTATTACTTATCATTGACCTTTATACTTCTCTAAAACACCTATCTTTGTAAGCACTCGGTGGCCTGCTATGATTAGATGTGTTTGCATAATTcctcttttatgtttttgaaatctaCTAAACAAGTCTTGGAGAGacaattaaatctcaaatttaaCTCAATTGAAATCTTTATTACTTTAAAATTCTACCAtccatttaatataaataatatttcacttTAATTTTGCCCCTCTCTCAACACCATTTTAGTGTAatgtaaatataataataacataaagaaacaatagtttatttaatgaaaaagcaACTTCATACATAAAGAGTGCTATTTTTAGGAGGAGAATAAATTAACAatggtgtatttttattttttgggtcaCGCGTCTAAAAAAGCCTTCTCTTAAATGGCCAATACAATTTCTACACTTGCcttatgtttttagttttttagccATGATTAATAAGTGATGAATTATTTGTAATCTTAATTCCttttaagttaatataatttcttgtttaattgattATGACAGGCTTTTTTGATCTCAATAACTTAGAATACTTGGATTTGAGTGACAATACTCTAAATAGTAGCATCTTCCAAGCCATCAAAATGATGACCTCtcttaaaactttgattttgggTAGTTGCAAACTAGATGGCTGAATATCTATTGCCCAAGGTAAGGTTAATAACTCTTactctttcatttcctttatatttttaatttcttccatgttaatataatttcttgattGTATTATAATGTGATCAGGCCTATGTGACTTAAATCATCTCCAAGTGCTATATATGGATGACAATGATCTCAATGGTTTCTTGCCTCCGTGTCTGGCAAATTTAACTTCCCTTCAACTACTAGATCTCTCTTACAATCACCTGAAGATCCCTATGTCATTGAGCCCATTATACAACCTTTCAAAACTCAAGCATTTTGATGGTTCAAATAATGAAATATACACAGAAGAAGATGATCATAGTCTGAGCCTAAAGTTCCAATTAGAGTCCATCTCTTTGAGCAGTCGTGGACAAGGTGCAGGAGCATTTCCCAAGTTCCTTTACCATCAGTTCAGCCTGGAATCTTTGGATCTTACACACATCCAAATAAAGGGAGAGTTTCCAAATTGGTTGATTGAGAACAACACATACCTTCATGATCTTTCTTTGGAAAATTGTTCTCTTTCAGGTCCATTCTTGTTACCAAAGAATTCTTATGTGAATTTATCATTCCTAAGTATATCCATGAATTACTTCCAAGGCCAAATCCCTTCAGAAATCGGAGCTCGTTTGCCAGGGTTAAAAGTTTTATATATGTCTGATAATGATTTCAATGGAAGC
This region of Populus alba chromosome 3, ASM523922v2, whole genome shotgun sequence genomic DNA includes:
- the LOC118031061 gene encoding uncharacterized protein, giving the protein MSSHDGSTPSSDPSTAQSSQPSISMSSGSRGKTDLAWGHCREAPELSVGCKKTKLVCLYCAKVFAGGGINRFKQHLAGAKGEVGQCRKCPPDVRHQMLLNLKGNVETKKRIREMQADFNPFNAQQREHEKLMIRQLEYDDGDDEEEEEDEDVNTKKHMLPPKVAKKKKIQSTGTVKQSTTSYGKQKKSATLGTYFMPRTTPGAQKSLQNCWQRKEAVERCDLALAKWMFDACVPFNAVNSVYYQHAIDAVTTMGPGYKGPNLHAIRGYYLAKAVDEVKIYVESYRAIWKKTGCTLMADGWTDQKRRTLINFLVIDGRISFNILVSLCCSFASTSYSRTLEVHWRKKKYFVQLLLVLPPISLHCKAFLAHKDQLRAMVTSREWVSSAYAKDIKGKKFVESVLDSLFWEECAIIVRMSEPLVRVLRLVDGDARPSMGYLYDAIHHAKEEMMRRFQKRKPTVKPFIDIINNRWDGQFYRNLYAAAFWLNPRFQYDANIMDKHMSTISALLDVLEKYAHGNLPLQSKITSEMKFFRNAKHDFGRVSAKNNRTLMPPDEWWMTYGTSAPNLQQLAIRANAVMMSSLMSIALQKAVIAETREEVDTDEAKLNTVLAVKAGEVIPIDAAFTRDTTSCWKMH